In Festucalex cinctus isolate MCC-2025b chromosome 5, RoL_Fcin_1.0, whole genome shotgun sequence, a single genomic region encodes these proteins:
- the pggt1b gene encoding geranylgeranyl transferase type-1 subunit beta produces MAEEENLSEELEQLDFLRDRHVRFFQRTLQVLPERYASLETTRLTIIFFALSGLDVLDALDVIDSNNMIEWIYSLQVLPTEDQSNLSRCGFRGSSHIGIPYSTKGPGVLHPYDSGHVAMTYTGLCSLLILGDDLSRVNKQACLAGLRALQLDDGSFYAVPEGSENDIRFIYCAASICYMLDDWSGMDIQKAIEYIRGSLSYDSGFGQGAGRESHGGWTYCAIASLCLMGRLEEALSRRELDRIRRWCIMRQQSGFHGRPNKPVDTCYSFWVGATLELLNVFQYTNFDKNRTFILSTQDRLVGGFAKWPDSHPDPLHAYLGLCGLSLIGEPSLRKVHPALNITQRAFERLRHLQQTWRGQ; encoded by the exons ATGGCGGAAGAGGAGAACCTCTCGGAGGAGCTCGAGCAGCTCGACTTTCTCCGAGACCGACACGTACGCTTCTTCCAAAGGACTCTGCAGGTTTTACCGGAGAGATACGCCTCTCTGGAGACGACCAG GTTGACCATAATATTTTTCGCCCTTTCTGGTCTGGATGTACTCGATGCTCTGGATGTTATCGACAGTAACAACATGATCGAGTGGATCTACTCATTGCAGGTTCTACCTACGGAAGACC AATCCAACCTCAGCCGTTGTGGTTTTCGAGGATCATCGCACATCGGAATTCCTTACAGCACGAAG GGGCCGGGAGTGTTGCATCCTTATGACAGCGGGCATGTCGCCATGACCTACACAGGACTGTGCTCACTACTCATTCTGGGAGATGACCTTAGTCGGGTCAACAAGCAGGCATGCCTGGCCGGCCTCAGAGCCCTGCAGCTAGATGACGGCAG TTTCTACGCCGTGCCAGAAGGCAGTGAAAACGACATCCGTTTTATTTACTGCGCTGCCAGTATCTGTTACATGCTGGACGACTGGTCGGGCATGGATATCCAAAAGGCCATCGAGTACATTCGAGGAAGCCTG TCGTACGATAGCGGTTTTGGCCAGGGAGCTGGGCGAGAGTCACACG GCGGCTGGACGTACTGCGCCATCGCCTCCTTGTGTCTGATGGGTCGATTGGAGGAGGCGCTGAGTCGGCGGGAGTTGGACAGGATCCGCCGCTGGTGCATCATGAGGCAGCAGAGCGGCTTCCACGGTCGCCCAAACAAACCCGTTGACACCTGCTACTCCTTTTGGGTGGGCGCAACGTTAGAG CTATTAAATGTATTCCAGTACACCAACTTTGACAAGAACAGGACCTTCATTCTGTCAACGCAGGATCGATTAGTTGGTGGCTTCGCTAAGTGGCCGGACAGCCATCCAG ACCCTCTGCACGCTTACTTGGGCCTATGCGGCCTGTCTCTGATCGGAGAGCCCAGCCTGAGGAAAGTCCACCCGGCTCTCAACATCACCCAGAGGGCCTTCGAGCGCCTCCGCCATCTGCAGCAGACATGGAGGGGACAATAG
- the ccdc112 gene encoding coiled-coil domain-containing protein 112 isoform X2: protein MAAIATARQQSLGDSDPPSSPDGRSSVERRDSCRLKATQFLKEAESTRRLVDKLEKDWPLSVQCKKNGWVDVARELDEYEKALVEKRSEEKMHLQTQLAKIKNGVRQFQQQLIDIKPSTELIEKLEEIMTEVEFSMNHLKEKQHSCLGELLKEERTYAQEMAAYERKVENWSQPSKPDPKISTSSAVKPSKDLDHDLPCEVRDLQSFIQRTGGVCGGWEEFDHQAFLKVWRNRGGRPDFRKEVKRYLPNKSQEELEEHERWYQELIHLQDKRRQAIQRWKSRKQLERQLHLQKQAELLEAERKKKDTKAQQNNEEERKLLAQQLEVWRESKRHKEEQAAAEHKRAGESHKKKIVKKRFYLRETKLSLGKELQGGKGEEADEKRTRRKKQTTKGIRNLIKRDLERVQAKRQEKLLRQKEDKERQERIMAKLKEKVDGHIVRDPSRLTQPTKGWQERLKSAGTSEGGRAFHMPRRSVPSWRLGL from the exons atggccgccatagCAACCGCCCGTCAACAATCTTTG GGGGATTCAGACCCTCCATCCTCCCCTGATGGCCGGTCCAGCGTGGAACGGAGAGACTCCTGCAGACTCAAAGCGACGCAGTTTCTCAAGGAAGCCGAAAGCACCAGGAGGCT GGTTGACAAGTTGGAAAAAGACTGGCCACTGAGTGTTCAGTGcaagaaaaatggatgggtggatgttgCAAGAGAGCTGGACGAGTATGAGAAAGCACTGGTTGAAAAGAGAAGTGAAGAAA AGATGCACTTGCAGACGCAGTTGGCCAAGATTAAAAATGGCGTCAGACAATTTCAGCAACAGCTAATAGACATCAAACCAAGTACGGAAT tgaTTGAGAAGCTGGAGGAGATCATGACTGAGGTGGAATTTTCAATGAATCATTTGAAAGAAAagcagcactcctg TTTGGGGGAGTTGTTGAAGGAGGAGAGGACGTACGCGCAGGAGATGGCGGCCTATGAGAGGAAGGTTGAAAATTGGAGTCAGCCCAGCAAGCCAGACCCGAAAATCTCTACCAGTTCAGCTGTTAAG CCGAGCAAAGATTTGGACCACGACCTCCCCTGCGAGGTCCGAGATCTGCAATCTTTCATCCAAAGGACGGGAGGCGTCTGCGGCGGTTGGGAAGAGTTTGATCACCAGGCCTTCCTCAAG GTGTGGAGGAATCGCGGCGGGCGGCCAGACTTCAGGAAAGAAGTCAAACGGTATCTACCCAATAAAAGTCAGGAGGAGTTGGAGGAACACGAGCGCTGGTACCAGGAGCTGATCCACCTGCAGGACAAAAGGAGACAG GCGATCCAAAGGTGGAAGAGCAGGAAGCAACTGGAACGACAACTACACTTACAGAAGCAGGCGGAATTGTTGGAAGCTGAGAGGAAGAAGAAAGACACAAAGGCTCAGCAGAACAA TGAGGAGGAGAGGAAGCTTTTGGCTCAGCAACTGGAGGTGTGGAGGGAGAGCAAGAGACACAAAGAGGAGCAGGCGGCGGCGGAGCACAAGCGAGCAGGGGAGAgccacaagaaaaaaatagtcaag AAACGTTTTTATCTGCGGGAGACCAAGCTGAGCCTCGGGAAGGAACTGCAAGGGGGGAAAGGAGAGGAGGCGGATGAGAAACGGacaaggaggaaaaaacagaCAACAAAAGGCATCAGAAACTTGATTAAAAGG GATCTTGAGCGTGTGCAGGCCAAGCGTCAGGAGAAGCTGCTTCGGCAAAAAGAGGACAAAGAGCGTCAGGAGAGGATCATGGCTAAGCTAAAGGAGAAA GTGGATGGTCACATAGTCAGAGACCCATCTAGGCTGACGCAGCCCACCAAGGGATGGCAGGAGCGCCTGAAGAGTGCAGGAACTTCAGAAGGAGGACGTGCGTTTCACATGCCTCGCAG atctGTTCCCAGCTGGAGACTGGGACTGTGA
- the ccdc112 gene encoding coiled-coil domain-containing protein 112 isoform X1 — MAAIATARQQSLGDSDPPSSPDGRSSVERRDSCRLKATQFLKEAESTRRLVDKLEKDWPLSVQCKKNGWVDVARELDEYEKALVEKRSEEKMHLQTQLAKIKNGVRQFQQQLIDIKPSTELIEKLEEIMTEVEFSMNHLKEKQHSCLGELLKEERTYAQEMAAYERKVENWSQPSKPDPKISTSSAVKPSKDLDHDLPCEVRDLQSFIQRTGGVCGGWEEFDHQAFLKVWRNRGGRPDFRKEVKRYLPNKSQEELEEHERWYQELIHLQDKRRQAIQRWKSRKQLERQLHLQKQAELLEAERKKKDTKAQQNNEEERKLLAQQLEVWRESKRHKEEQAAAEHKRAGESHKKKIVKQKRFYLRETKLSLGKELQGGKGEEADEKRTRRKKQTTKGIRNLIKRDLERVQAKRQEKLLRQKEDKERQERIMAKLKEKVDGHIVRDPSRLTQPTKGWQERLKSAGTSEGGRAFHMPRRSVPSWRLGL, encoded by the exons atggccgccatagCAACCGCCCGTCAACAATCTTTG GGGGATTCAGACCCTCCATCCTCCCCTGATGGCCGGTCCAGCGTGGAACGGAGAGACTCCTGCAGACTCAAAGCGACGCAGTTTCTCAAGGAAGCCGAAAGCACCAGGAGGCT GGTTGACAAGTTGGAAAAAGACTGGCCACTGAGTGTTCAGTGcaagaaaaatggatgggtggatgttgCAAGAGAGCTGGACGAGTATGAGAAAGCACTGGTTGAAAAGAGAAGTGAAGAAA AGATGCACTTGCAGACGCAGTTGGCCAAGATTAAAAATGGCGTCAGACAATTTCAGCAACAGCTAATAGACATCAAACCAAGTACGGAAT tgaTTGAGAAGCTGGAGGAGATCATGACTGAGGTGGAATTTTCAATGAATCATTTGAAAGAAAagcagcactcctg TTTGGGGGAGTTGTTGAAGGAGGAGAGGACGTACGCGCAGGAGATGGCGGCCTATGAGAGGAAGGTTGAAAATTGGAGTCAGCCCAGCAAGCCAGACCCGAAAATCTCTACCAGTTCAGCTGTTAAG CCGAGCAAAGATTTGGACCACGACCTCCCCTGCGAGGTCCGAGATCTGCAATCTTTCATCCAAAGGACGGGAGGCGTCTGCGGCGGTTGGGAAGAGTTTGATCACCAGGCCTTCCTCAAG GTGTGGAGGAATCGCGGCGGGCGGCCAGACTTCAGGAAAGAAGTCAAACGGTATCTACCCAATAAAAGTCAGGAGGAGTTGGAGGAACACGAGCGCTGGTACCAGGAGCTGATCCACCTGCAGGACAAAAGGAGACAG GCGATCCAAAGGTGGAAGAGCAGGAAGCAACTGGAACGACAACTACACTTACAGAAGCAGGCGGAATTGTTGGAAGCTGAGAGGAAGAAGAAAGACACAAAGGCTCAGCAGAACAA TGAGGAGGAGAGGAAGCTTTTGGCTCAGCAACTGGAGGTGTGGAGGGAGAGCAAGAGACACAAAGAGGAGCAGGCGGCGGCGGAGCACAAGCGAGCAGGGGAGAgccacaagaaaaaaatagtcaag CAGAAACGTTTTTATCTGCGGGAGACCAAGCTGAGCCTCGGGAAGGAACTGCAAGGGGGGAAAGGAGAGGAGGCGGATGAGAAACGGacaaggaggaaaaaacagaCAACAAAAGGCATCAGAAACTTGATTAAAAGG GATCTTGAGCGTGTGCAGGCCAAGCGTCAGGAGAAGCTGCTTCGGCAAAAAGAGGACAAAGAGCGTCAGGAGAGGATCATGGCTAAGCTAAAGGAGAAA GTGGATGGTCACATAGTCAGAGACCCATCTAGGCTGACGCAGCCCACCAAGGGATGGCAGGAGCGCCTGAAGAGTGCAGGAACTTCAGAAGGAGGACGTGCGTTTCACATGCCTCGCAG atctGTTCCCAGCTGGAGACTGGGACTGTGA
- the ccdc112 gene encoding coiled-coil domain-containing protein 112 isoform X3 has product MAAIATARQQSLGDSDPPSSPDGRSSVERRDSCRLKATQFLKEAESTRRLVDKLEKDWPLSVQCKKNGWVDVARELDEYEKALVEKRSEEKMHLQTQLAKIKNGVRQFQQQLIDIKPMIEKLEEIMTEVEFSMNHLKEKQHSCLGELLKEERTYAQEMAAYERKVENWSQPSKPDPKISTSSAVKPSKDLDHDLPCEVRDLQSFIQRTGGVCGGWEEFDHQAFLKVWRNRGGRPDFRKEVKRYLPNKSQEELEEHERWYQELIHLQDKRRQAIQRWKSRKQLERQLHLQKQAELLEAERKKKDTKAQQNNEEERKLLAQQLEVWRESKRHKEEQAAAEHKRAGESHKKKIVKQKRFYLRETKLSLGKELQGGKGEEADEKRTRRKKQTTKGIRNLIKRDLERVQAKRQEKLLRQKEDKERQERIMAKLKEKVDGHIVRDPSRLTQPTKGWQERLKSAGTSEGGRAFHMPRRSVPSWRLGL; this is encoded by the exons atggccgccatagCAACCGCCCGTCAACAATCTTTG GGGGATTCAGACCCTCCATCCTCCCCTGATGGCCGGTCCAGCGTGGAACGGAGAGACTCCTGCAGACTCAAAGCGACGCAGTTTCTCAAGGAAGCCGAAAGCACCAGGAGGCT GGTTGACAAGTTGGAAAAAGACTGGCCACTGAGTGTTCAGTGcaagaaaaatggatgggtggatgttgCAAGAGAGCTGGACGAGTATGAGAAAGCACTGGTTGAAAAGAGAAGTGAAGAAA AGATGCACTTGCAGACGCAGTTGGCCAAGATTAAAAATGGCGTCAGACAATTTCAGCAACAGCTAATAGACATCAAACCAA tgaTTGAGAAGCTGGAGGAGATCATGACTGAGGTGGAATTTTCAATGAATCATTTGAAAGAAAagcagcactcctg TTTGGGGGAGTTGTTGAAGGAGGAGAGGACGTACGCGCAGGAGATGGCGGCCTATGAGAGGAAGGTTGAAAATTGGAGTCAGCCCAGCAAGCCAGACCCGAAAATCTCTACCAGTTCAGCTGTTAAG CCGAGCAAAGATTTGGACCACGACCTCCCCTGCGAGGTCCGAGATCTGCAATCTTTCATCCAAAGGACGGGAGGCGTCTGCGGCGGTTGGGAAGAGTTTGATCACCAGGCCTTCCTCAAG GTGTGGAGGAATCGCGGCGGGCGGCCAGACTTCAGGAAAGAAGTCAAACGGTATCTACCCAATAAAAGTCAGGAGGAGTTGGAGGAACACGAGCGCTGGTACCAGGAGCTGATCCACCTGCAGGACAAAAGGAGACAG GCGATCCAAAGGTGGAAGAGCAGGAAGCAACTGGAACGACAACTACACTTACAGAAGCAGGCGGAATTGTTGGAAGCTGAGAGGAAGAAGAAAGACACAAAGGCTCAGCAGAACAA TGAGGAGGAGAGGAAGCTTTTGGCTCAGCAACTGGAGGTGTGGAGGGAGAGCAAGAGACACAAAGAGGAGCAGGCGGCGGCGGAGCACAAGCGAGCAGGGGAGAgccacaagaaaaaaatagtcaag CAGAAACGTTTTTATCTGCGGGAGACCAAGCTGAGCCTCGGGAAGGAACTGCAAGGGGGGAAAGGAGAGGAGGCGGATGAGAAACGGacaaggaggaaaaaacagaCAACAAAAGGCATCAGAAACTTGATTAAAAGG GATCTTGAGCGTGTGCAGGCCAAGCGTCAGGAGAAGCTGCTTCGGCAAAAAGAGGACAAAGAGCGTCAGGAGAGGATCATGGCTAAGCTAAAGGAGAAA GTGGATGGTCACATAGTCAGAGACCCATCTAGGCTGACGCAGCCCACCAAGGGATGGCAGGAGCGCCTGAAGAGTGCAGGAACTTCAGAAGGAGGACGTGCGTTTCACATGCCTCGCAG atctGTTCCCAGCTGGAGACTGGGACTGTGA
- the ccdc112 gene encoding coiled-coil domain-containing protein 112 isoform X4, whose protein sequence is MHLQTQLAKIKNGVRQFQQQLIDIKPSTELIEKLEEIMTEVEFSMNHLKEKQHSCLGELLKEERTYAQEMAAYERKVENWSQPSKPDPKISTSSAVKPSKDLDHDLPCEVRDLQSFIQRTGGVCGGWEEFDHQAFLKVWRNRGGRPDFRKEVKRYLPNKSQEELEEHERWYQELIHLQDKRRQAIQRWKSRKQLERQLHLQKQAELLEAERKKKDTKAQQNNEEERKLLAQQLEVWRESKRHKEEQAAAEHKRAGESHKKKIVKQKRFYLRETKLSLGKELQGGKGEEADEKRTRRKKQTTKGIRNLIKRDLERVQAKRQEKLLRQKEDKERQERIMAKLKEKVDGHIVRDPSRLTQPTKGWQERLKSAGTSEGGRAFHMPRRSVPSWRLGL, encoded by the exons ATGCACTTGCAGACGCAGTTGGCCAAGATTAAAAATGGCGTCAGACAATTTCAGCAACAGCTAATAGACATCAAACCAAGTACGGAAT tgaTTGAGAAGCTGGAGGAGATCATGACTGAGGTGGAATTTTCAATGAATCATTTGAAAGAAAagcagcactcctg TTTGGGGGAGTTGTTGAAGGAGGAGAGGACGTACGCGCAGGAGATGGCGGCCTATGAGAGGAAGGTTGAAAATTGGAGTCAGCCCAGCAAGCCAGACCCGAAAATCTCTACCAGTTCAGCTGTTAAG CCGAGCAAAGATTTGGACCACGACCTCCCCTGCGAGGTCCGAGATCTGCAATCTTTCATCCAAAGGACGGGAGGCGTCTGCGGCGGTTGGGAAGAGTTTGATCACCAGGCCTTCCTCAAG GTGTGGAGGAATCGCGGCGGGCGGCCAGACTTCAGGAAAGAAGTCAAACGGTATCTACCCAATAAAAGTCAGGAGGAGTTGGAGGAACACGAGCGCTGGTACCAGGAGCTGATCCACCTGCAGGACAAAAGGAGACAG GCGATCCAAAGGTGGAAGAGCAGGAAGCAACTGGAACGACAACTACACTTACAGAAGCAGGCGGAATTGTTGGAAGCTGAGAGGAAGAAGAAAGACACAAAGGCTCAGCAGAACAA TGAGGAGGAGAGGAAGCTTTTGGCTCAGCAACTGGAGGTGTGGAGGGAGAGCAAGAGACACAAAGAGGAGCAGGCGGCGGCGGAGCACAAGCGAGCAGGGGAGAgccacaagaaaaaaatagtcaag CAGAAACGTTTTTATCTGCGGGAGACCAAGCTGAGCCTCGGGAAGGAACTGCAAGGGGGGAAAGGAGAGGAGGCGGATGAGAAACGGacaaggaggaaaaaacagaCAACAAAAGGCATCAGAAACTTGATTAAAAGG GATCTTGAGCGTGTGCAGGCCAAGCGTCAGGAGAAGCTGCTTCGGCAAAAAGAGGACAAAGAGCGTCAGGAGAGGATCATGGCTAAGCTAAAGGAGAAA GTGGATGGTCACATAGTCAGAGACCCATCTAGGCTGACGCAGCCCACCAAGGGATGGCAGGAGCGCCTGAAGAGTGCAGGAACTTCAGAAGGAGGACGTGCGTTTCACATGCCTCGCAG atctGTTCCCAGCTGGAGACTGGGACTGTGA